The following proteins come from a genomic window of Denitromonas sp.:
- a CDS encoding PAS domain S-box protein yields MTFNRLALRFAVSYALLGSGWVVVSDRLMLALAPDLLVYSYIGSWKSLVFVVASSFVLYLAVGWLQTKAHNPATNLLPDIDRGALILVFALLACSIVLVGLGGVAYTANNQKKQEVERLRAIADLKSGQIAAWLTERWNDAIVLRGDTVLSDLYATWRRSGNQANRAKLAEKLEIYRNAFNYQNILLIDENGNVVEAHSGAKHPSAPILIDTVRRAIETGEIQLTDLYRMHAPASSHVHLDFVTPLQTAEGEAGLAAVLRIDPYHFLFPFIQSWPVPSASAETLLFRRDGDAVLFLNELRYRSDTALKFRMPMTTSDLLAVQALEGRATTEGVVEGVDYRSVPVLGVVKPIEGTAWHLVAKLDKNELYAQAKKEAGWIALVGTLAVVIAAAAVGLIYQRQELRFSQAQRRQQAEKLQALQLLDAIVDGSTNAIYAKDAAGRYLLVNRELSRFVGKTESEMLNRDDTAFFQPVDAERLMKSDRDVMNADHVATTEEMLRTLGGVRTFLTTRGPLHDAEGQVIGLFGIAQDITERKHQEREIRASEAKLRAIFDGVNDAIFLHDAETGAIIDVNTKMTEMYGYDRQSARQLSMSMLSADSQPFSDECAEKWFASANAGETPVFEWLARRRDGTHFWVEMSMRRVRFFGHACILVFARGIEDRKKVEGILQEQAKLLELIGMLSLAVEQCPISIVITDAAGNIEYVNLQLTEVTGYSEQDLIGRNLCFLRSSHAPTDEQWQLWKTIASGQEWSGAIQNRRKNGELFWENERILPVRDANGRIANFLVIKNNSTAW; encoded by the coding sequence GTGACATTCAATCGACTAGCGCTTCGTTTTGCTGTCAGCTACGCGTTGCTTGGCTCCGGCTGGGTAGTAGTATCCGACAGGCTGATGTTGGCCCTCGCACCCGATCTGCTGGTGTACTCCTATATTGGCAGCTGGAAGTCGTTAGTCTTCGTCGTCGCTAGCAGCTTCGTGCTGTATCTCGCGGTGGGCTGGCTTCAAACGAAAGCGCACAACCCCGCGACAAACCTGCTTCCCGATATTGACCGAGGAGCACTCATCTTGGTTTTCGCCCTGCTAGCCTGCTCCATCGTTCTGGTCGGACTCGGCGGCGTTGCCTACACTGCAAATAATCAGAAGAAACAGGAAGTCGAACGACTCCGGGCGATTGCCGATCTAAAGTCCGGTCAGATCGCTGCATGGCTTACCGAACGGTGGAATGACGCAATTGTATTGCGCGGCGACACCGTCCTCTCCGACCTTTACGCGACATGGCGAAGGTCCGGGAATCAAGCTAACCGTGCAAAACTAGCAGAAAAACTGGAAATATACCGAAACGCCTTCAATTACCAAAACATCTTGCTAATTGATGAAAATGGGAATGTAGTGGAGGCGCATAGTGGAGCAAAACATCCGTCAGCGCCGATCCTAATAGATACGGTCAGGCGCGCAATTGAAACGGGAGAAATTCAGCTCACCGACCTGTATCGCATGCATGCTCCGGCGTCGTCGCACGTGCACTTAGATTTCGTAACCCCTTTGCAGACGGCGGAGGGGGAAGCGGGGCTTGCCGCCGTATTGAGGATAGATCCCTATCATTTTCTTTTTCCATTCATCCAGTCCTGGCCGGTACCCAGCGCTAGCGCTGAAACCCTGCTATTCCGGCGCGACGGTGACGCGGTTCTTTTCCTAAATGAGCTTCGTTATCGTTCGGATACAGCCCTCAAGTTCCGCATGCCGATGACGACCAGCGATCTGCTAGCGGTACAGGCACTGGAAGGAAGAGCGACCACCGAGGGCGTCGTCGAAGGAGTAGATTATCGATCTGTCCCAGTCCTTGGAGTCGTGAAGCCAATAGAGGGAACAGCTTGGCATCTCGTGGCCAAGCTCGACAAGAATGAATTATATGCCCAAGCCAAGAAGGAGGCCGGTTGGATCGCCTTGGTGGGCACGCTAGCCGTGGTGATCGCTGCAGCAGCTGTCGGATTGATCTACCAGCGCCAAGAACTGCGCTTCTCACAAGCACAAAGGCGTCAGCAAGCTGAAAAGCTGCAAGCCCTACAACTCCTTGATGCCATCGTCGATGGCTCTACGAATGCGATTTACGCAAAGGATGCAGCTGGGCGATATCTACTTGTCAATCGCGAGCTCTCCCGCTTTGTTGGAAAGACGGAGTCCGAAATGCTTAACAGAGACGACACGGCATTCTTTCAGCCTGTAGATGCAGAACGCCTAATGAAATCCGACCGGGATGTAATGAATGCTGACCATGTGGCTACCACCGAAGAGATGCTCAGGACGTTGGGAGGGGTCCGCACATTCCTCACCACCAGGGGCCCGCTTCACGATGCCGAGGGACAGGTGATTGGGCTGTTTGGCATTGCCCAGGATATTACTGAACGAAAACACCAGGAACGAGAGATCCGAGCGAGCGAAGCAAAACTTAGGGCGATATTCGATGGGGTGAACGATGCCATATTCCTACACGACGCCGAAACCGGCGCCATCATAGACGTCAACACCAAGATGACCGAGATGTATGGCTATGACCGTCAGAGCGCGCGCCAACTCAGCATGTCTATGCTGAGCGCAGATTCTCAGCCCTTTTCGGACGAGTGCGCGGAGAAATGGTTCGCGTCGGCAAATGCCGGAGAAACTCCAGTTTTCGAATGGCTGGCGCGCCGTCGTGACGGCACTCATTTCTGGGTGGAAATGAGCATGCGACGTGTGCGATTTTTCGGGCACGCCTGCATACTGGTCTTTGCGCGCGGCATAGAGGACCGTAAAAAGGTGGAAGGCATCCTGCAGGAGCAGGCAAAACTGCTAGAGCTGATCGGCATGTTGTCCCTGGCAGTTGAGCAGTGCCCGATATCTATAGTGATCACCGATGCCGCCGGCAACATCGAGTATGTAAACCTCCAATTAACCGAAGTCACTGGCTACTCCGAGCAGGACCTTATCGGTCGGAACCTATGCTTCCTCAGATCCAGCCATGCCCCAACCGATGAGCAGTGGCAGCTGTGGAAAACCATTGCCTCTGGACAGGAATGGTCCGGAGCAATTCAAAACCGCAGGAAGAATGGCGAACTCTTCTGGGAAAATGAAAGGATTTTGCCAGTCCGCGACGCGAACGGCAGAATAGCCAACTTCTTGGTAATAAAGAATAATTCTACTGCCTGGTGA
- a CDS encoding transposase, giving the protein MDVAIPRRRRRTHSEAFKQSVISACSESGVSVAGVALANGLNANQVRRWLRERGVELPSRRAREAVSLAPSAEARFVPVALAPGAEPRPVIRLDVQRGEARLKLEWPIEAADACGAWLRQWLA; this is encoded by the coding sequence ATGGACGTCGCTATCCCGCGCCGCCGCCGGCGCACGCACAGCGAAGCATTCAAGCAATCGGTTATCTCGGCCTGCAGCGAGTCCGGGGTGTCGGTGGCAGGCGTGGCGCTGGCCAATGGCTTGAACGCCAACCAGGTGCGCCGCTGGCTGCGCGAGCGCGGCGTCGAGCTGCCCAGCCGTCGCGCTCGCGAGGCCGTTTCGTTGGCCCCGTCCGCCGAGGCGCGCTTCGTACCGGTCGCGTTGGCGCCTGGCGCCGAACCCAGGCCCGTCATTCGCCTCGACGTACAGCGCGGCGAGGCGCGCCTCAAGCTTGAGTGGCCGATCGAGGCGGCCGATGCCTGTGGCGCGTGGCTGCGCCAGTGGCTGGCATGA
- a CDS encoding ethylbenzene dehydrogenase-related protein, translating into MRNSHITIPSLGILLALSASGVLAAPDWSMVASKKITLFYPGVSPIEWIVKGGEHSGAKGLRKGESCVGCHEEEVGEMGMKMATGQKIEPRVIKGKAAAIPVTVQAAHDGVNLYLRFSWKQPAGGAEKMDKDNQVKLSVMLDDSLVERANLSGCWETCHQDARSMPDAKDDMKTKYVMGGDVKSKFFDLIQWTSKGVIHDGYVAEKRVMDGGMSMVDAKGEKKEDQWVVTFKRKLAGGGTGDISMTPGKTYNFGFAIHDDHTTGRFHHVSLGYTIGIDAQADVSAFKF; encoded by the coding sequence ATGAGAAATTCACATATTACTATCCCCTCTTTAGGAATCCTTCTGGCGCTGAGTGCCAGCGGAGTGCTCGCTGCGCCCGACTGGAGTATGGTAGCGAGTAAGAAAATTACCCTGTTCTACCCCGGCGTCTCGCCCATCGAATGGATCGTCAAGGGCGGGGAGCATAGCGGCGCAAAGGGGCTCAGGAAGGGCGAGTCATGCGTCGGCTGTCATGAGGAAGAAGTCGGCGAAATGGGTATGAAAATGGCCACTGGCCAGAAGATCGAGCCCCGCGTCATTAAGGGCAAAGCGGCAGCCATCCCCGTCACCGTGCAGGCTGCCCATGACGGCGTCAACCTCTACCTGCGCTTTTCGTGGAAGCAGCCAGCTGGTGGCGCCGAGAAAATGGACAAGGACAACCAGGTCAAGCTCTCCGTCATGCTGGACGACAGCCTTGTGGAGCGTGCCAACCTCTCAGGCTGCTGGGAGACCTGTCACCAAGACGCTCGATCAATGCCGGACGCCAAGGACGACATGAAGACCAAGTATGTGATGGGCGGCGACGTGAAGAGCAAGTTCTTCGATCTCATTCAGTGGACCAGCAAGGGCGTCATACACGACGGCTATGTTGCCGAAAAGCGCGTCATGGATGGCGGCATGAGCATGGTGGACGCCAAGGGCGAGAAGAAGGAGGACCAGTGGGTCGTTACCTTCAAGCGCAAGTTGGCGGGGGGCGGCACAGGTGACATTTCAATGACTCCAGGCAAGACCTACAATTTTGGTTTCGCTATTCACGACGACCACACGACGGGTCGCTTCCACCATGTGTCCTTGGGCTACACCATAGGTATCGATGCCCAAGCGGACGTTTCCGCGTTCAAGTTCTGA
- a CDS encoding NapC/NirT family cytochrome c, whose protein sequence is MVGCFGGIALWGGFNTAIEATNTLEFCVSCHEMHDTVYQEYQKTIHYSNRTGVRATCSDCHVPKDWTHKMIRKVVASKEIWGKLTGSIDTPEKFESKRLELAENEWARMKKSNSRECRNCHSFDGMNTEKQKARGAKMHTLGKKEGKTCIDCHKGIAHKKPTGMKDDDDE, encoded by the coding sequence ATGGTCGGCTGCTTCGGCGGCATCGCTCTATGGGGCGGATTCAACACCGCCATCGAAGCTACCAACACACTGGAATTCTGTGTCTCTTGCCATGAGATGCACGATACAGTCTATCAAGAGTACCAGAAGACCATCCACTACTCCAACCGTACGGGCGTGCGCGCCACTTGCTCCGACTGCCATGTGCCGAAGGACTGGACGCACAAAATGATCCGCAAGGTCGTGGCGAGTAAGGAGATCTGGGGAAAGCTCACCGGCAGCATCGACACGCCCGAAAAGTTCGAATCCAAGCGCCTAGAGCTGGCTGAAAACGAATGGGCTCGCATGAAGAAGTCCAACTCGCGCGAGTGCCGCAACTGCCATAGCTTCGACGGCATGAATACCGAAAAGCAGAAGGCGCGCGGCGCCAAGATGCACACCTTGGGCAAGAAGGAAGGTAAGACCTGCATCGACTGCCACAAGGGCATCGCCCACAAGAAGCCGACGGGCATGAAAGATGATGACGATGAGTAA
- a CDS encoding IS3 family transposase (programmed frameshift), whose translation MSNKRYPEEFKVEAVKQVTERGHSAPDVAKRLGVSQPTLYEWIKRYSLPEAQRVEQLGQAAEIRRLKAELKRVTEERDILKKGRSVLCQGVPVRYAFIEAHEKQFPVRRLCHSMCVNPSGYYAWKREPQSRRQKEDARLSGLIKQSWLESGGVYGYRKITHDLRDLGERCGKHRVYRLMRRDGLRAQVGYLRRVGRYGKPAVVAPNHLEQCFDVDAPNRVWVTDITYVRTHEGWLYLAVVVDLFSRQVVGWSMSSRIDSELALNALLMAVWRRRPSEAVMVHSDQGCQYSSHDWQAFLKAHNLQQSMSRRGNCHDNAVAESFFQLLKRERIRRRIYTDREEARRDIFNYIEMFYNPKRRHGYAGDVSPVKFEMQYFSRQ comes from the exons ATGAGCAACAAGCGGTATCCGGAAGAGTTCAAGGTTGAGGCGGTCAAACAGGTCACGGAGCGGGGGCATTCGGCTCCGGATGTTGCCAAGCGACTGGGGGTGTCACAGCCGACGCTCTATGAGTGGATCAAGCGCTACAGCCTTCCTGAAGCGCAGCGGGTCGAGCAGTTGGGCCAGGCAGCGGAGATCCGGCGCCTGAAGGCGGAGCTCAAGCGGGTGACGGAGGAGCGCGACATCCTAAAAA AAGGCCGCAGCGTACTTTGCCAAGGAGTCCCGGTAAGGTACGCCTTCATCGAGGCGCACGAGAAGCAGTTCCCGGTTCGCAGGTTGTGCCACAGCATGTGTGTGAATCCGAGCGGCTACTACGCCTGGAAGCGCGAACCGCAATCCCGGCGCCAGAAAGAGGATGCGCGTCTGTCAGGACTGATCAAGCAGAGCTGGCTTGAAAGCGGCGGCGTCTATGGCTATCGCAAGATCACACACGACCTTCGCGATCTGGGCGAGCGCTGCGGCAAGCATCGCGTGTATCGCTTGATGCGTCGTGATGGCCTGCGCGCCCAGGTTGGCTATCTGCGTCGTGTGGGGCGTTACGGCAAACCAGCCGTCGTGGCACCAAACCATCTGGAGCAGTGCTTCGATGTCGATGCGCCAAACCGTGTTTGGGTCACCGACATCACGTATGTGCGTACGCATGAAGGCTGGCTCTATCTGGCGGTGGTGGTTGATCTGTTCTCGCGTCAGGTGGTGGGCTGGTCGATGAGCTCGCGCATTGATAGCGAACTGGCGCTCAACGCGCTGCTGATGGCGGTATGGCGACGGCGGCCAAGCGAGGCGGTGATGGTCCATTCGGATCAGGGGTGCCAGTACAGCAGCCATGACTGGCAGGCGTTTCTGAAGGCGCACAACCTGCAACAGAGCATGAGCCGGCGGGGCAACTGCCACGACAACGCGGTCGCTGAGAGCTTCTTCCAGCTTCTCAAGCGGGAGCGGATCAGGCGACGGATCTACACTGATCGCGAAGAGGCGCGGCGGGACATCTTCAATTACATCGAGATGTTCTACAACCCGAAACGGCGCCACGGATATGCCGGCGACGTTTCTCCGGTAAAGTTCGAAATGCAGTATTTCAGCAGGCAGTAG
- a CDS encoding sensor histidine kinase has product MKIANRIIVTSFLISAIAIAGIAGLTLAVATDALHDLLSKNLSDSVRREAQILKSRVDMIKADIAVLADGSASGLQGEDSGLNAESLQMLADQFTAMMRKRSAYEQSLLVLNGATGPQVLQVQRFGDLVQTTIDAPGGSVGYEALLGKKQGLHPRGSMAESGRLRAKGANQNSGGQYDLYFSAPVVTRGGSIVGAVAISVDFATLVADLGQSQNNMVFYVADREGRILYRSRAGSVTPQVDGREIALNHFQLSDRWNDWLQTDDLHVQYEMPESALVVDLHRVVLAEGGEAGLLADIIVVGGIASFADVEMKASRFRAQLAVAVLGIGALMILSLVVATGNVVRPIERLTKIANRIASGDCDVVAPVHQKDEIGILARAMMRMADELRRTGKNEEQAAMGRMASMIAHDLRNALSSVKMNLHILHAHHRETNDDYSEGCEIAMNQVKYMEHILNDMLAFARPSNLELDGVDLRETLDTAAVVLLPEVTRKSIDLRNRSDQKLPTVMGDRNKLRQLFENILDNAIQAAPKGGCVVIQARALLHESQPAVEINITDDGPGIASDIADKLFEPFVTTRARGTGLGLAIAHRIVRQHQGWIQLVNGPSGGAIATVILPLSPDRHDSQSTV; this is encoded by the coding sequence ATGAAAATCGCAAACCGGATCATCGTAACTAGTTTTTTGATATCGGCCATCGCTATAGCCGGCATTGCTGGCTTGACGCTCGCTGTGGCCACCGATGCGCTTCACGACCTATTGAGCAAGAACCTGAGCGACAGCGTCCGCCGCGAAGCCCAGATCCTTAAGAGCAGGGTCGACATGATCAAGGCCGATATTGCCGTCCTGGCCGATGGAAGTGCATCGGGACTCCAAGGCGAGGATTCTGGGCTGAACGCTGAAAGCCTGCAAATGTTGGCTGATCAGTTCACTGCAATGATGCGAAAGCGTTCCGCGTACGAGCAGTCCCTGCTCGTATTGAATGGGGCCACTGGACCGCAGGTGTTGCAAGTCCAACGGTTCGGCGACTTAGTTCAAACGACGATCGACGCTCCCGGCGGAAGTGTTGGCTACGAGGCCCTACTCGGGAAGAAGCAAGGACTCCATCCACGGGGCAGTATGGCCGAGAGTGGCCGATTGCGGGCCAAAGGCGCGAACCAGAACTCAGGGGGACAGTATGATCTGTATTTCAGCGCGCCCGTCGTCACCAGAGGCGGATCGATCGTTGGAGCCGTTGCGATCTCTGTAGACTTCGCTACGCTGGTCGCTGATCTCGGCCAATCGCAGAACAATATGGTCTTCTACGTCGCTGACCGGGAGGGCCGAATTCTTTACCGATCGCGAGCGGGATCGGTTACTCCACAGGTTGATGGAAGGGAAATTGCGCTTAACCACTTCCAGCTGAGCGATCGTTGGAATGACTGGTTGCAAACAGATGATCTGCACGTGCAGTACGAGATGCCAGAATCTGCGTTAGTAGTTGATCTACATCGGGTCGTGCTGGCGGAGGGGGGGGAGGCGGGTTTACTGGCAGATATCATAGTCGTGGGCGGAATTGCGTCGTTTGCGGACGTCGAAATGAAAGCTTCCAGATTCCGTGCGCAGTTGGCAGTGGCCGTACTGGGAATTGGTGCCTTGATGATTCTGTCACTAGTCGTCGCAACTGGGAACGTAGTTCGGCCGATTGAACGGCTGACCAAAATCGCCAACCGCATCGCGTCAGGTGATTGCGATGTTGTAGCCCCGGTACACCAGAAAGATGAGATTGGCATTCTCGCGCGAGCCATGATGCGCATGGCGGACGAACTGCGCAGAACAGGAAAGAATGAAGAGCAGGCGGCCATGGGGAGGATGGCTAGCATGATCGCGCATGACCTACGTAATGCGCTCTCCTCGGTAAAGATGAATCTGCACATCCTTCATGCTCATCATCGTGAGACTAATGACGACTACAGCGAAGGCTGCGAAATCGCGATGAATCAGGTCAAATACATGGAACACATCCTAAACGACATGTTGGCGTTCGCACGTCCGTCCAATTTGGAGCTCGACGGGGTCGATTTGCGGGAAACCCTCGACACGGCGGCGGTAGTTCTGCTTCCCGAAGTCACACGCAAGTCCATCGATCTTCGAAACAGGAGCGATCAGAAACTCCCAACGGTCATGGGTGACCGCAACAAGCTGCGTCAGTTGTTCGAGAATATTCTGGATAATGCAATCCAGGCTGCCCCGAAAGGCGGGTGTGTGGTCATCCAGGCGCGAGCCCTCCTTCACGAGTCTCAGCCTGCCGTGGAAATTAATATTACCGATGATGGACCGGGAATCGCATCGGATATCGCCGACAAGTTGTTCGAACCGTTCGTAACGACGCGGGCGAGGGGAACCGGCCTCGGCCTCGCCATAGCCCACCGTATCGTGCGGCAGCATCAAGGCTGGATACAACTGGTCAATGGACCGTCGGGTGGTGCAATCGCTACCGTAATTCTCCCGCTGTCACCCGACCGACATGACAGTCAGTCAACGGTATAG
- a CDS encoding molecular chaperone TorD family protein, with protein MNDIDATAVAKPLRVTLARCRTYALLAQGFRYPDERTFSHLADGSFSEELLAAIEGCGPELRGALNSAPELSIGCSSDELQSAYLSAFETGMPDPSASLYEGSHANRENRPGLLLELKGFYGNFGLQMAAAANDLEDTLTAELEFMQFLTAKQLQAESDGLEPRDYLWAQRDFLMRHLAVWLPRLETEIAAKVKEPFYLALAKLAAVFVAHESEVVRIASEQFNI; from the coding sequence ATGAATGACATTGATGCAACAGCTGTGGCCAAGCCGCTGCGGGTGACATTGGCACGCTGCCGCACCTACGCCCTTCTGGCACAGGGATTTCGCTATCCGGACGAGCGCACCTTCTCGCACCTTGCCGACGGGAGCTTTTCCGAAGAGCTACTCGCAGCCATCGAAGGATGTGGTCCCGAACTCCGAGGTGCCTTAAACAGTGCTCCCGAACTGTCGATCGGCTGCAGCAGCGACGAACTTCAGTCTGCCTACCTCAGCGCCTTCGAAACTGGCATGCCTGACCCGAGTGCTTCTCTTTATGAAGGCAGCCATGCAAATCGCGAGAACCGGCCCGGTCTGCTGCTCGAACTCAAAGGCTTCTACGGAAACTTTGGCTTGCAAATGGCAGCCGCTGCGAATGACCTTGAGGACACACTGACCGCCGAGTTGGAATTCATGCAATTCCTAACCGCGAAGCAACTACAGGCGGAAAGCGACGGGCTCGAACCCAGGGATTATCTGTGGGCGCAGCGCGATTTTCTGATGCGGCACTTGGCGGTTTGGCTGCCCCGCCTAGAGACGGAAATCGCGGCGAAGGTCAAGGAGCCGTTCTACTTGGCCTTGGCCAAATTGGCCGCCGTCTTCGTGGCGCACGAGTCTGAGGTGGTGCGCATTGCGTCGGAGCAGTTCAACATCTGA
- a CDS encoding sigma-54 dependent transcriptional regulator translates to MEHILIVDDDKAIRQTLKVHFQQCGFRVSLAETAEEGVNLVMSSNVNAIVSDIRLPGLDGLSFLREVKQRFPSMPVIMITAFHDLEMTVAAMQGGATDYVPKPIDLTELDAALERALSQESVIDSGALTLGPPDSPRSLIVGQSFTMKEVFKCIGLVSQSRVTVMILGESGTGKELVAKAIHSASAERHLPFIAVNCAALVETLLESELFGHERGAFTGAVGAHKGKVEQVGEGTLFLDEIAELSPSIQGKLLRILEEREYSPLGSTQIKKSKARFITATNVQLEDRVASGEFREDLYYRLNVASINLPPLRDRRSDIPLLVEFMLKKINRDLQKNVRRVSADAMECLQSFSWPGNVRQLENVLMKAVVMERGDTLTTMHLASEVSCQAKCTAELPHGVPAPGLISLRDLERDYISRVLDSTGWHKGKTCDILGISRPKLDRRIHEFGLTPPGGVKKN, encoded by the coding sequence ATGGAACACATCCTCATCGTGGATGACGACAAGGCTATTCGGCAGACTTTGAAAGTGCATTTTCAACAGTGTGGCTTTCGAGTGTCGTTGGCGGAAACGGCTGAAGAAGGCGTCAATCTGGTTATGTCTAGCAATGTTAATGCCATCGTCTCAGACATTCGGCTGCCCGGTCTGGACGGTTTGTCCTTCCTGAGGGAGGTCAAGCAACGCTTCCCCAGTATGCCGGTAATCATGATCACAGCCTTCCATGATTTGGAGATGACCGTCGCCGCGATGCAAGGCGGGGCCACCGACTACGTGCCGAAGCCGATTGATCTAACTGAATTGGACGCTGCCCTTGAGCGTGCCCTATCGCAGGAAAGTGTTATTGACAGCGGGGCGCTGACCCTTGGTCCGCCCGACAGTCCGCGTTCACTGATCGTTGGACAGTCCTTTACAATGAAGGAAGTATTCAAGTGCATCGGCTTGGTATCGCAGAGCCGCGTTACAGTGATGATCTTGGGGGAATCAGGCACCGGCAAGGAATTGGTTGCAAAAGCCATCCACAGCGCAAGTGCCGAGCGGCACTTACCGTTCATTGCCGTCAACTGCGCCGCGCTCGTTGAAACTCTGCTGGAAAGCGAACTCTTCGGCCATGAGCGCGGCGCCTTTACCGGTGCCGTTGGCGCTCACAAAGGAAAGGTCGAGCAAGTCGGCGAAGGTACGTTGTTCCTCGATGAGATCGCCGAGTTATCGCCTTCCATACAGGGCAAACTCCTGCGCATCCTCGAAGAGCGCGAATACAGCCCGCTCGGCAGCACGCAGATCAAGAAGAGCAAAGCCCGCTTTATCACCGCGACTAACGTCCAGCTCGAAGATCGAGTCGCTTCCGGTGAGTTCCGGGAGGATTTGTATTACCGGCTAAACGTCGCGTCTATCAACCTCCCACCATTGCGGGATCGGCGCAGCGACATCCCGCTGCTGGTTGAATTTATGCTGAAGAAGATAAATCGCGACCTGCAGAAAAACGTTCGTCGCGTATCTGCCGATGCCATGGAGTGTCTTCAGTCCTTTTCCTGGCCGGGGAACGTCCGGCAACTGGAAAATGTGCTGATGAAGGCAGTGGTCATGGAGCGGGGTGACACCTTGACGACGATGCATCTGGCCTCGGAGGTCTCCTGCCAGGCGAAGTGCACGGCCGAATTGCCTCATGGCGTACCCGCCCCCGGATTGATATCCCTGCGGGACTTGGAGCGTGATTATATCAGTCGCGTCCTCGACAGCACCGGATGGCACAAGGGCAAGACATGCGACATCCTCGGCATCTCACGCCCCAAGCTGGATCGAAGAATCCACGAATTCGGCCTAACCCCCCCAGGCGGCGTGAAGAAAAATTGA
- a CDS encoding chlorite dismutase family protein — MKHWSIRNLKATVVAGTVSALMVMHAGPVLAQQSAADKMMKPAADKMMMKPAGDGMMIERSKILTQPGVFGVFTMFKLRPDWDRAPAAMRKGAADEVTKLIEKYKDSVLVDMYLTRGLKSQYDYFFRVHAYDLINAQAFMRDFRATAIGRHSDVAETQVGITKALNYISKDKSPSMNAGLSSASYTGNPPRYVVSVPIKKDAAWWNMSAEERLALMEEHTAPTLAYLVNVKRKLYHSTGLDDIDFITYFETDDLAAFNNLMISLASVKENKHHVRWGNPTTLGTIHAPEQVVKALSE, encoded by the coding sequence ATGAAACATTGGTCGATTCGAAATCTGAAGGCAACTGTGGTCGCCGGAACTGTTTCGGCGTTAATGGTGATGCATGCAGGACCTGTCTTGGCGCAGCAATCAGCGGCTGACAAGATGATGAAGCCGGCAGCGGATAAAATGATGATGAAACCAGCAGGCGACGGAATGATGATTGAAAGATCGAAGATTCTTACCCAGCCTGGGGTATTCGGTGTATTCACTATGTTCAAGCTGCGGCCGGACTGGGATAGGGCGCCCGCCGCCATGCGCAAGGGCGCTGCCGATGAAGTAACCAAGCTGATCGAGAAGTACAAGGATAGCGTACTTGTGGACATGTACCTGACGCGTGGGTTGAAGTCCCAATACGACTACTTCTTCCGGGTGCACGCCTACGACCTGATCAATGCCCAAGCCTTCATGCGTGATTTCCGTGCCACCGCCATCGGGCGCCATTCCGATGTGGCAGAAACGCAGGTCGGCATCACCAAAGCGCTGAACTACATTTCGAAGGACAAGTCGCCGAGCATGAATGCCGGCCTCTCCTCCGCCTCGTACACTGGCAATCCTCCCCGCTACGTCGTTTCAGTCCCGATCAAGAAGGACGCCGCTTGGTGGAACATGTCCGCCGAAGAGCGTCTAGCACTCATGGAAGAGCACACAGCGCCGACCTTGGCGTATCTGGTTAATGTGAAGCGCAAGCTCTACCACTCCACGGGTCTCGATGACATCGATTTCATTACCTACTTCGAGACCGACGACTTGGCAGCTTTTAATAACCTGATGATCTCCCTGGCATCTGTGAAGGAGAACAAACATCATGTGCGTTGGGGCAACCCGACAACCTTGGGCACGATCCATGCGCCCGAGCAGGTGGTGAAAGCACTCTCCGAGTGA